A window of the Gossypium hirsutum isolate 1008001.06 chromosome A05, Gossypium_hirsutum_v2.1, whole genome shotgun sequence genome harbors these coding sequences:
- the LOC107955708 gene encoding E3 ubiquitin protein ligase RIE1 has translation MSSTYSTETPATPAAAPSDPHAPLLSPRHSDPASTAQLAMPGRRRGGPVLARETAAREQEEQRVDCEYSKSVVALDMMWNAAFVALSVVMLPSTMNEKPNTPIRLWVCCYALLCMLHVVFVWWEYRWSNTRATSAVDEERGDAAAEHVNDSEDEEDGIEMSLFGSNQSSVAKRCESLNTMVSFLWCIVGFYWVVSGGDILLQNAPRLYWLVVVFLAFDVFFAVICVVLACLIGIALCCCLPCIVAILYAVAKQEGAVEADLSVLMKYRFQIVNNGEKPCVGGGKMVPVEMSGGYLANEHLLLPEDAECCICLSSYEDGVDLHSLPCNHHFHSTCILRWLKTNATCPLCKYNILKRNEHL, from the exons ATGTCTTCCACGTACTCAACGGAAACACCAGCAACTCCCGCCGCCGCCCCGTCTGATCCTCACGCTCCACTCCTAAGCCCCCGCCACTCGGATCCTGCTTCCACCGCTCAGCTTGCAATGCCGGGTCGGCGGCGTGGAGGGCCGGTGCTCGCGAGGGAGACGGCGGCTCGTGAGCAGGAGGAGCAGAGAGTGGACTGCGAGTACTCGAAGTCGGTCGTGGCGCTGGACATGATGTGGAACGCGGCGTTCGTGGCGTTGTCGGTGGTGATGTTACCGTCTACGATGAATGAGAAACCGAATACTCCTATTAGGCTGTGGGTTTGCTGCTACGCTTTGCTGTGCATGCTGCATGTTGTTTTTGTGTGGTGGGAGTATAGGTGGAGCAACACAAGAGCAACATCTGCCGTCGATGAGGAGAGAGGAGACGCTGCTGCCGAACATGTTAATGATAGTGAAGATGAAGAAGACGGAATTGAAATGAGTCTTTTTGGTTCAAATCAATCTAg TGTAGCTAAACGATGTGAATCCTTGAACACAATGGTATCGTTTCTTTGGTGTATAGTAGGCTTCTATTGGGTTGTTTCTGGTGGTGATATCCTTCTGCAAAATGCTCCACGTTTATACTG GTTGGTTGTGGTTTTTCTGGCATTCGATGTGTTCTTTGCAGTCATTTGTGTTGTTTTAGCATGTTTGATCGGGATCGCTCTCTGCTGCTGCTTACCCTGCATCGTCGCAATTCTTTATGCTGTTGCCAAACAG GAAGGTGCAGTGGAAGCAGATCTGAGTGTCCTGATGAAATATCGATTTCAGATTGTAAATAACGGCGAAAAGCCATGTGTGGGGGGAGGGAAAATGGTTCCTGTAGAAATGAGCGGTGGATATTTGGCAAATGAGCACTTACTCTTACCAGAGGATGCT GAGTGTTGTATATGTCTAAGCTCATACGAAGATGGTGTTGACCTCCATTCTCTCCCTTGCAACCACCATTTTCATTCAACATGCATCTTGAGATGGCTCAAGACGAATGCGACATGCCCCCTCTGCAAATACAACATATTGAAAAGAAACGAACACTTATGA